One Candidatus Wallbacteria bacterium genomic window carries:
- the alaS gene encoding alanine--tRNA ligase, with the protein MTGSEIREKFLKFFEEKKHLRVKSSSLIPQGDKTLLFTNAGMVQFKSVFTGEEKRESRRAASSQKCVRAGGKHNDLESVGITARHHTFFEMLGNFSFGDYFKEDAIAWAWELLTGVYGLPKDKLWITVFREDDEAASIWEQKIGVRPERIVRMDELDNFWSMGDTGPCGPCSEIHIDQGSGVGCGKPGCDIHCGCDRFLEIWNLVFMQFDKKENGEMTKLPKPSIDTGMGLERLTAVIQGKHSNYETDLIFPIIERISKDSGAVYGSDLKKDTAMRVLADHIRAMSFLICDGVLPSNEGRGYVLRRIMRRAKRYQERLEIEGEYLYQLFPEVIRIMKDAYPELIEKIELISKIIRLEEEKFALTLRKGRSMIEELIAKLKAENQSVLPGFDAFKLYDTFGFPLEMSKDIFAEAGFAIDEPGFNEWMEKQKTMGQASWKKDEALKEYQEWAVKHKPTEFLGYDETSSDSSAILDFDDQVLLLDRTPFYAESGGQTGDTGTIEAENFRCIITDTRKSGSVYLHFYETESGSPVKNAKVKALVDEPRRAAIRFNHSATHMLQAALRQVLGSHVQQTGSFVDDEKLRFDFKHFAPLTLSEIRKTEEIVNRKIWEMLNVTTMAKSLHEAKSEGALAFFEEKYGQVVRVVKMGDFSTELCGGTHVHNSGEIGLFKIISETGIAASMRRIEAVTHERALKIFKDHEHLLSDLCSTVKSQNSGELLEKIQSLQTEKKDLERKVEELKARLAGGDLDSVISGSPEVSGAKIVAKKFQDLQAQELRSLADRIIDRVKGIAILGSDTEGKAALVVKVSKELSGKVKAGDLIREIARLVDGTGGGKPDLAQAGGKSPAKIQAALDRGIEIAKELLK; encoded by the coding sequence ATGACAGGCTCAGAAATCAGGGAAAAATTCCTGAAATTTTTCGAGGAAAAAAAGCACCTTAGAGTCAAAAGTTCTTCGCTGATCCCGCAGGGCGACAAGACCCTGCTCTTCACCAATGCCGGCATGGTGCAGTTCAAATCAGTGTTTACAGGCGAAGAAAAGCGTGAATCCAGGAGGGCTGCCTCAAGCCAGAAATGCGTGCGTGCGGGCGGCAAGCACAATGACCTGGAGAGCGTGGGCATCACTGCCAGGCATCATACATTTTTCGAAATGCTCGGCAATTTCAGCTTCGGCGATTATTTCAAGGAAGACGCGATTGCCTGGGCCTGGGAACTTCTGACCGGGGTTTACGGGTTGCCTAAGGATAAGCTCTGGATCACGGTTTTCCGCGAAGACGACGAAGCTGCTTCAATCTGGGAGCAGAAAATCGGGGTCAGGCCTGAGCGGATAGTGCGCATGGATGAGTTGGATAATTTCTGGAGCATGGGCGACACAGGTCCCTGCGGACCATGCTCGGAAATACACATCGACCAGGGAAGCGGTGTGGGCTGCGGAAAACCCGGCTGCGATATCCACTGCGGCTGCGACAGATTCCTGGAAATCTGGAACCTGGTCTTCATGCAGTTCGATAAAAAAGAAAACGGAGAAATGACAAAGCTTCCCAAGCCTTCAATTGACACAGGCATGGGTCTGGAACGCTTGACTGCCGTGATCCAGGGCAAGCACAGCAATTATGAGACTGACCTGATTTTTCCGATCATCGAGCGGATCTCAAAAGATTCAGGCGCAGTGTACGGGTCAGACCTCAAAAAAGACACAGCCATGAGAGTACTGGCGGATCACATCAGGGCCATGTCCTTCCTGATCTGCGACGGCGTGCTTCCCTCCAACGAAGGCCGTGGATACGTCCTGCGCCGGATCATGCGCCGTGCCAAGCGCTATCAGGAACGGCTGGAAATCGAAGGCGAGTATCTCTATCAGCTGTTCCCTGAAGTGATCAGGATCATGAAAGACGCCTATCCTGAGCTGATAGAAAAGATAGAGCTGATTTCCAAGATCATCAGGCTGGAAGAGGAGAAATTTGCCCTGACTCTCCGGAAGGGCCGCAGCATGATCGAGGAACTGATCGCAAAACTCAAGGCTGAAAACCAGTCCGTACTGCCTGGTTTTGATGCCTTCAAGCTGTACGATACATTCGGCTTCCCGCTGGAAATGAGCAAGGATATTTTCGCAGAAGCAGGCTTTGCGATCGACGAACCAGGATTCAACGAATGGATGGAAAAACAGAAAACAATGGGCCAGGCTTCCTGGAAAAAAGACGAGGCTCTGAAGGAATACCAGGAATGGGCCGTGAAACACAAGCCCACCGAATTTCTCGGCTATGATGAGACATCCTCAGACAGCTCAGCCATACTGGATTTTGACGATCAGGTGCTGCTGCTCGACCGCACTCCTTTTTATGCCGAATCAGGCGGCCAGACAGGAGACACAGGCACAATCGAGGCTGAAAATTTCCGCTGCATAATTACTGACACCAGGAAATCAGGCAGTGTTTACCTGCATTTTTATGAAACAGAGTCAGGCTCCCCAGTGAAGAACGCCAAAGTCAAAGCCCTGGTGGATGAACCAAGACGGGCTGCCATCAGATTCAATCATTCCGCAACGCACATGCTGCAGGCCGCGCTGCGACAAGTCCTGGGCTCCCATGTCCAGCAGACAGGCTCTTTTGTGGATGACGAGAAGCTGCGCTTCGACTTCAAGCATTTCGCTCCCCTCACTTTGTCTGAAATCCGGAAGACCGAAGAAATCGTGAATCGTAAAATCTGGGAAATGTTGAATGTCACTACCATGGCAAAAAGTCTGCACGAAGCTAAAAGCGAAGGAGCGCTGGCTTTTTTCGAAGAGAAGTACGGCCAGGTGGTGCGGGTAGTAAAAATGGGGGACTTCTCTACAGAGCTGTGCGGTGGAACTCATGTGCACAACTCAGGAGAAATCGGCTTGTTCAAAATCATCTCTGAGACTGGAATCGCTGCTTCCATGCGCAGGATCGAAGCTGTAACGCATGAACGCGCCCTGAAAATTTTCAAGGATCACGAACACCTTCTCTCTGATCTCTGCTCAACAGTGAAATCCCAGAACAGCGGGGAACTCCTGGAAAAAATCCAATCCCTTCAAACAGAAAAGAAGGATCTGGAGCGTAAAGTCGAAGAACTGAAGGCCAGGCTCGCCGGAGGCGACCTGGATTCAGTGATCAGCGGTTCACCGGAAGTTTCGGGTGCAAAGATAGTCGCAAAAAAATTCCAGGACCTGCAGGCTCAGGAACTGCGCAGCCTGGCCGACAGGATCATTGACCGTGTCAAGGGCATCGCCATTCTCGGATCCGACACTGAAGGCAAGGCGGCTCTGGTGGTGAAAGTTTCAAAGGAGCTGTCAGGCAAAGTCAAAGCCGGCGACCTGATCAGGGAAATCGCCAGGCTGGTCGACGGAACCGGCGGAGGAAAGCCGGACCTCGCTCAGGCAGGAGGGAAAAGTCCGGCGAAAATCCAGGCTGCCCTGGACCGCGGGATCGAAATCGCGAAGGAGCTCCTGAAATGA